The genomic DNA GCTAACAATAGTAATTTTATGATTGCACAAATTGAGGAAAGTCAAAAAATTGGAAATCCTGCTTTAATTTTAGAGCTTGAAGAAAATGAATTTAAAGCCAAGTTAGAAAGTATTAAAAAAAGATATGATAGTATCTTAAATTCTTACGAAGACATCGACAGTTCTTTAGTTTCTAAAGTGAACCAACAAACTACTCAAATGATGAATTACTTTAACCAAGCTTACAACAAAAACAAAGCAACGGCTAAAGGAACTCCTTCTCCTAAATTTGAAGATTACACAGATTTTAAAGGTGGAAAAAAATCTTTAGACTCTTTTAAAGGTAAGTTTGTATATATAGATGTTTGGGCAACTTGGTGCGGACCTTGTATTCAACAAATTCCTTTTTTAAAGACTTTAGAAAAAGAATATCACGGAAAGAACATCGAATTTATTAGCCTTTCTACGGATGAATCTGGAAGAAGTGGTGGTTCTTGGGAAGCTGCAGAAAAAAAATGGAGAGATTTTGTAAAAGCTAAACAATTAACAGGAACTCAATTATGGGCTGGAAAAGATTTTTCTTTTCAACAAGCATATCAAATAAACGCGATTCCTAGATTTATCTTAATAGACCCTCAAGGGAATATAGTAAGTGCAAATGCACCTAGACCTTCAGAGCCAAGATTGAAAGAACTATTTACTTCTTTAGGTATTTAGGATATTTAAATATAAGGCTAAAAAAAAGCGAAATTCATTAA from Polaribacter sp. ALD11 includes the following:
- a CDS encoding TlpA disulfide reductase family protein, with translation MKKISIVFFAVIAIVSCTKEQTKDYLSVSGKLENNKDSIITISGQKGPLKTITINADGTFKDTLKVEKADVYVFSTSQSKRSPIYLKNGFDIKMNGDSDKFMESFVFSGKGANNSNFMIAQIEESQKIGNPALILELEENEFKAKLESIKKRYDSILNSYEDIDSSLVSKVNQQTTQMMNYFNQAYNKNKATAKGTPSPKFEDYTDFKGGKKSLDSFKGKFVYIDVWATWCGPCIQQIPFLKTLEKEYHGKNIEFISLSTDESGRSGGSWEAAEKKWRDFVKAKQLTGTQLWAGKDFSFQQAYQINAIPRFILIDPQGNIVSANAPRPSEPRLKELFTSLGI